One genomic region from Candidatus Ryanbacteria bacterium CG10_big_fil_rev_8_21_14_0_10_43_42 encodes:
- a CDS encoding patatin, which produces MESVKNTDKNIHAVFEGGGVKGTGLVGAVQVTEDHGYIFDRVAGTSAGAIIAALIAAGYTASEMKEIMFALDYRKFKDKGLGDSIPLVGPLASLLITKGIYEGDYFENWLRDLLLQKNIRTFKDLLIDENIKDSTYRYKLQVIASDVSRGRLITLPHDVSEYGFVPNDFDVARAVRMSMSIPFFYKPVIMKNAKGDASFIVDGGILSNYPVGIFDPVGNTSPLWPTFGYKLVEPDEYKPHNINGPVSLLAALFSTMMEAHDARYIKDTNFQRTIPIETLGVQTTDFDTTIEKKQELYESGKKAAEEFFQKWNFEEYNQKRGKGESRRQQVWKSKEEAG; this is translated from the coding sequence ATGGAATCTGTAAAAAATACCGATAAAAATATACACGCCGTCTTTGAAGGGGGCGGCGTAAAAGGGACGGGACTTGTAGGGGCCGTGCAGGTAACGGAGGATCACGGATATATATTTGACCGTGTCGCGGGTACTTCGGCGGGTGCTATTATAGCCGCTCTTATAGCGGCCGGTTATACGGCAAGCGAAATGAAAGAAATTATGTTTGCATTGGATTATAGGAAGTTTAAAGATAAGGGACTGGGAGACAGTATACCGCTTGTAGGACCTCTTGCGAGTTTGCTTATTACAAAAGGTATTTATGAAGGAGATTATTTTGAAAACTGGTTAAGAGATTTGCTCTTACAAAAGAATATCAGAACTTTCAAGGATCTTTTGATTGATGAAAACATCAAAGACTCGACGTACAGATACAAGCTTCAGGTCATAGCGTCGGATGTTTCGCGCGGAAGACTTATTACACTTCCGCATGACGTGAGCGAATATGGTTTTGTACCCAATGATTTTGATGTTGCAAGAGCTGTTAGAATGAGTATGAGCATTCCTTTTTTCTATAAGCCGGTTATCATGAAAAATGCAAAAGGGGACGCTTCATTCATTGTAGACGGAGGAATTTTAAGTAATTATCCCGTTGGAATTTTTGATCCCGTGGGAAATACGAGTCCTCTCTGGCCAACATTCGGCTATAAACTGGTGGAACCGGATGAATATAAGCCACACAATATCAACGGTCCGGTAAGCCTTTTAGCGGCACTGTTTTCGACCATGATGGAGGCGCATGATGCAAGATATATTAAGGATACGAATTTCCAGCGTACGATACCCATAGAAACGCTGGGTGTCCAAACCACCGATTTTGATACGACCATAGAGAAAAAACAGGAGCTTTATGAAAGCGGAAAAAAGGCCGCAGAGGAATTTTTCCAAAAGTGGAACTTTGAAGAATACAATCAAAAGCGTGGAAAAGGAGAAAGCCGCAGACAGCAAGTTTGGAAATCGAAAGAAGAGGCGGGATGA